From Geobacter sp., one genomic window encodes:
- a CDS encoding insulinase family protein, translating into MSRTVYFLTALFLSALLLTACVAQQVKANPRTMTFPPLAFEIPKSQRVQLSNGMTLYVLEDHELPIVSMTAYVNTGSIYEPADKCGLAGLTGAVMRSGGTTDYPPEKLDAELEFMASAIEASIGSDVGNVSLSTLTKNLDKSLQMFSQVMLHPAFREDRVTLAKNRTIEGLRRQNDNPKAVADRELFKALYAGHPLGRYPTIDTIRNIQREDLVAFHQRYFHPDRTILAVAGDVNTGDLVKKLETLFAGWKKSDEPLPTVATPATEVRPQVLLARKEINQSAIRMGHLGVNKDNPDIYAIRVMDYILGGGFTSRLTTEIRSNQGLAYNVDSRFDVGRRFIGTFIAETETKSESTAKAITLMRDIIAGMTRAPVTDQELELAKDSIVNAFIFGFVKPDAVVNQQARLEYYGYPPGYLENYRSNIAKVTKEDVLRVSRKYLHPNAMVLSVVGRESSFDQPLSIFGQVTEVKLDVAGNGAAPK; encoded by the coding sequence ATGAGCAGAACTGTCTATTTCCTTACGGCACTTTTCCTGTCAGCTCTCCTGCTCACGGCATGCGTCGCCCAGCAGGTAAAGGCAAACCCCCGCACCATGACATTCCCGCCGCTTGCGTTCGAGATCCCGAAGAGTCAGCGGGTCCAGCTTTCCAACGGCATGACGCTCTACGTCCTGGAAGACCATGAACTCCCCATCGTCAGCATGACCGCCTACGTCAATACCGGCAGCATCTACGAACCCGCCGATAAATGCGGCCTGGCCGGCCTCACCGGCGCAGTCATGCGCAGCGGCGGCACCACCGACTACCCGCCGGAGAAGCTCGACGCAGAGCTCGAATTCATGGCATCTGCCATCGAAGCCAGCATTGGCAGCGATGTCGGTAATGTCTCCCTTTCCACCCTCACCAAAAACCTGGATAAATCCTTGCAGATGTTCAGCCAGGTCATGCTGCACCCCGCATTCAGGGAAGACCGCGTCACCCTTGCCAAAAACCGCACCATCGAAGGCCTGCGACGCCAGAATGACAACCCCAAGGCTGTGGCCGATCGGGAGCTCTTCAAGGCGCTGTACGCCGGGCATCCGCTCGGGCGTTATCCGACAATCGACACAATCCGGAACATCCAGAGGGAGGATCTGGTGGCATTTCACCAACGCTACTTCCATCCCGACCGCACCATCCTCGCAGTGGCCGGCGACGTGAACACCGGAGACCTCGTCAAAAAACTGGAGACGCTCTTTGCCGGCTGGAAAAAATCGGACGAACCCCTGCCGACGGTAGCGACCCCGGCAACGGAGGTTCGGCCCCAGGTCCTTCTCGCCCGCAAGGAAATCAACCAGTCGGCGATCCGCATGGGGCACCTCGGGGTCAACAAGGACAATCCGGACATCTACGCCATCCGGGTGATGGATTACATCCTGGGTGGAGGGTTCACCTCACGGCTCACCACCGAGATCCGTTCCAATCAGGGGCTCGCCTATAACGTAGACAGCCGTTTCGATGTGGGACGCCGCTTCATCGGCACCTTCATCGCCGAAACCGAGACCAAGTCCGAGTCCACTGCCAAGGCCATCACCCTCATGCGTGACATCATCGCCGGCATGACCAGAGCTCCGGTTACCGACCAGGAACTGGAACTGGCCAAGGACTCCATCGTCAACGCCTTTATCTTCGGCTTCGTGAAGCCCGACGCCGTGGTCAACCAGCAGGCACGCCTCGAATACTACGGTTACCCTCCGGGTTATCTGGAAAACTATCGTAGCAACATTGCCAAAGTGACCAAGGAGGACGTGCTCAGGGTCTCCAGGAAATACCTGCACCCCAACGCAATGGTCCTGAGCGTGGTTGGGAGGGAGTCGTCATTCGACCAGCCGCTCTCCATCTTCGGCCAGGTCACCGAGGTCAAGCTCGACGTTGCCGGAAACGGAGCTGCGCCGAAATGA
- a CDS encoding polysaccharide deacetylase family protein produces MTRFLASLALLFLLVAPVAAQPPVQQPGVPILLYHRFGPTVADGMTITTPVFESHLKYLKENGYTVIPLRRLIDWYQKKAPAPPAKSVVIVEDDAHKTVYADMLPLVKKYRVPVTVFVYPSAISNASYAMTWDQLRELKKSGLFDIQSHTYWHPNFKREKRKLPPAEYAKLVDTQLKKSKDKLEKELGGKVDMLAWPFGLYDDYLLGRAAAAGYIASFTIERRHAGANDSIMKLPRYLLINADQGTAFARILAGTAPKRNIVY; encoded by the coding sequence ATGACCCGATTCCTTGCCTCCCTTGCTCTCCTTTTCCTGCTCGTTGCCCCGGTTGCAGCCCAGCCACCCGTCCAGCAACCGGGCGTGCCGATCCTCCTCTACCACCGCTTCGGTCCAACCGTTGCCGACGGTATGACCATAACCACGCCGGTATTTGAGTCGCACCTCAAATACCTGAAGGAAAACGGCTATACCGTCATCCCTCTGCGGCGGCTCATCGACTGGTACCAGAAAAAGGCACCGGCACCGCCGGCAAAATCGGTGGTTATCGTCGAGGATGACGCACACAAGACCGTTTATGCCGACATGTTGCCGCTGGTAAAGAAATACCGGGTACCGGTGACGGTCTTCGTCTACCCTTCGGCCATTTCCAACGCCAGCTATGCCATGACCTGGGACCAGCTGCGCGAACTGAAGAAATCAGGACTTTTCGACATCCAGTCACACACCTACTGGCACCCCAATTTCAAGCGGGAAAAGCGCAAACTGCCGCCGGCAGAGTACGCGAAACTGGTGGATACGCAGTTGAAAAAATCGAAGGACAAGCTGGAAAAGGAGTTGGGGGGGAAGGTTGACATGCTGGCCTGGCCTTTTGGCCTCTATGACGACTACCTGCTCGGCAGGGCTGCTGCTGCCGGCTACATTGCCAGTTTCACCATAGAACGGCGCCATGCCGGGGCAAACGATTCGATCATGAAACTGCCGCGCTATCTGCTCATCAATGCCGACCAGGGCACTGCATTTGCCCGGATCCTGGCCGGTACGGCGCCCAAACGGAACATCGTTTACTAA
- a CDS encoding octaprenyl diphosphate synthase, whose product METALELIGDELKQVEQQFKKDLASDVPLIRKVGEYVLASGGKRIRPALLLLSAKLCEYRGDRHVPLASVIEFIHTATLLHDDVVDNANIRRGIASANTLWGNEASVLVGDFLFSKSFSLMVADGDLNVLRVLSGATTMIAEGEVLQLVCTSDLSLTEERYIEVVKCKTAVLISAACQAGAILGKVSPELEQDLSEFGMQLGIAFQLMDDVLDYAANQAEFGKSIGHDLEEGKITLPLIHTLQLCTADERERIGEIVTAEELSDDDFQFVFDAVHRYGGIEFTVNRAREYTNRAKQALESFSPSSVKSALVELSDYVVTRQR is encoded by the coding sequence ATGGAAACAGCGCTGGAACTCATCGGAGATGAACTTAAACAGGTAGAGCAGCAGTTCAAGAAAGATCTGGCATCGGATGTGCCGCTGATCCGCAAGGTCGGGGAGTATGTACTTGCAAGTGGCGGCAAGCGCATCCGCCCTGCGCTTCTGCTGCTGTCGGCAAAGCTGTGCGAGTATCGCGGCGACCGTCACGTCCCCCTGGCGAGTGTCATCGAGTTCATCCACACGGCAACCCTGCTCCATGACGATGTTGTCGACAATGCCAACATCCGCCGTGGCATCGCATCCGCCAATACCCTCTGGGGGAATGAGGCGTCGGTGCTGGTCGGGGATTTCCTTTTCTCCAAGTCATTTTCCCTCATGGTTGCCGATGGCGACCTCAATGTCCTGCGGGTTCTCTCCGGCGCCACCACCATGATCGCGGAAGGGGAGGTACTCCAGCTCGTCTGTACCAGCGACCTTTCCCTGACCGAGGAACGTTATATCGAAGTCGTCAAGTGCAAGACAGCCGTCCTGATTTCTGCGGCCTGCCAGGCCGGAGCCATACTTGGAAAGGTCTCTCCCGAACTGGAGCAGGACCTGAGCGAGTTCGGCATGCAACTCGGCATAGCTTTCCAGTTGATGGACGATGTGCTGGACTATGCCGCCAACCAGGCAGAATTCGGCAAGAGCATCGGTCACGATCTGGAGGAGGGGAAGATAACCCTTCCGCTTATTCATACCCTGCAACTCTGTACTGCCGACGAGCGGGAGCGGATCGGCGAAATCGTCACAGCCGAAGAGCTGTCCGACGATGATTTCCAGTTCGTCTTCGATGCGGTTCACCGTTACGGTGGCATCGAATTCACCGTGAACAGGGCCAGAGAATATACCAACCGGGCCAAACAAGCTCTTGAATCATTCTCTCCCTCCTCGGTAAAATCCGCTCTTGTGGAACTCTCCGATTACGTGGTTACCCGCCAGCGCTGA
- a CDS encoding saccharopine dehydrogenase family protein, producing the protein MSKVLIIGAGGVGQVVAHKCAQRRDIFSEITLASRTRSKCDAIAAQLGNSIKTARVDADNVPELVALIKELQPGLVINVALPYQDLHIMDACLETGVDYLDTANYEPLDTAKFEYSWQWAYQERFKEKGLMALLGSGFDPGVTNVYTALAAKKYLDVVEELDIIDANAGSHGQPFATNFNPEINIREVTATCRHWENGAFQESPPLATKRVFDFPEGIGPMNIYRLYHEEMESIVKHIPTIKKAQFWMTFSDNYLKHLEVLQNVGMTRIDEVEFQGQKIVPIQFLKALLPDPGSLGPLTKGKTCIGVIARGIKDGKRKQVYIYNICDHEACYREVQSQAISYTTGVPAVVGAIMMLTGKWHAAGVWNMEQFDPEVFLKELGPMGLPEVVVEGEWPEL; encoded by the coding sequence ATGAGCAAAGTCCTTATCATCGGCGCCGGCGGCGTCGGTCAGGTTGTTGCCCACAAATGCGCACAGCGCAGGGATATCTTCAGTGAGATCACCCTGGCGTCCCGCACCAGGTCCAAGTGCGACGCCATTGCCGCCCAGCTCGGCAACAGCATCAAAACCGCCCGGGTGGATGCCGACAACGTGCCCGAACTGGTGGCCCTGATCAAAGAGCTCCAGCCCGGGCTCGTCATCAACGTGGCGCTCCCCTACCAGGACCTGCACATCATGGATGCCTGCCTGGAGACTGGCGTCGATTACCTGGACACCGCCAACTATGAGCCTCTGGACACGGCAAAGTTCGAATATTCCTGGCAGTGGGCCTACCAGGAACGCTTCAAGGAGAAGGGGCTCATGGCGCTCCTCGGCTCCGGCTTCGATCCGGGCGTCACCAACGTCTACACCGCTCTGGCAGCCAAGAAATACCTGGACGTGGTGGAGGAGCTCGATATCATCGATGCCAACGCCGGCTCCCACGGCCAGCCCTTTGCCACCAACTTCAACCCTGAGATCAACATCCGCGAGGTGACCGCCACCTGCCGCCACTGGGAAAACGGTGCATTCCAGGAGTCCCCGCCCCTTGCCACCAAGCGGGTCTTCGACTTCCCCGAAGGGATCGGGCCGATGAACATCTACCGTCTCTACCACGAAGAGATGGAGTCCATCGTCAAGCATATCCCGACCATCAAAAAGGCCCAGTTCTGGATGACCTTCTCCGACAACTACCTCAAGCACCTGGAGGTGCTGCAGAACGTCGGCATGACCCGCATCGACGAGGTTGAGTTCCAGGGGCAGAAGATCGTGCCGATCCAGTTCCTGAAGGCGCTGCTGCCCGATCCCGGCAGCCTTGGGCCGCTGACCAAGGGAAAGACCTGCATCGGCGTCATCGCCCGTGGTATCAAAGACGGGAAGCGGAAACAGGTCTACATCTACAACATCTGCGACCACGAGGCCTGCTACCGGGAGGTCCAGTCCCAGGCCATCAGCTACACCACCGGCGTGCCGGCCGTGGTCGGCGCCATCATGATGCTGACCGGCAAGTGGCACGCAGCAGGGGTCTGGAACATGGAGCAGTTCGATCCGGAGGTCTTCCTCAAGGAGCTCGGCCCCATGGGACTGCCGGAGGTGGTGGTCGAAGGCGAATGGCCGGAGCTGTAA
- a CDS encoding prepilin peptidase — protein sequence MSIQIVVFLFGAVVGSFLNVCISRLPRGESVVFPASHCPRCGGAIAWYDNIPILSYALLRGRCRSCRERISAQYPLVELINGLLTLFLFRSFGSTPAFLVLFFFCSALVVITFIDLEHQIIPDVISIPGIVIGFLCSFVIHGHSWQNSLIGIIAGGGSLLLVAYGYQWLTGKEGMGGGDIKLLAMMGAFLGWRSVPFIIFSASLVGSVIGISLMLARGRDAKLAIPFGPFLAFGAILYIFYGNRIITWYLSLGALPGG from the coding sequence CTGAGTATCCAGATCGTTGTGTTTCTGTTTGGTGCCGTTGTGGGATCATTTCTGAACGTTTGCATCAGCCGTCTTCCCCGGGGGGAGTCGGTGGTATTCCCGGCATCTCATTGCCCTCGGTGCGGTGGTGCCATTGCTTGGTATGACAACATCCCGATTCTGAGTTACGCCCTGCTCAGGGGGCGGTGCCGTTCCTGCCGGGAAAGGATCTCTGCCCAGTACCCACTGGTTGAACTGATCAATGGGCTGCTCACCCTGTTTCTCTTTCGCAGTTTTGGATCAACACCTGCCTTTCTCGTGCTTTTCTTTTTTTGCAGTGCGCTGGTGGTCATTACATTCATTGACCTGGAGCATCAGATCATCCCCGATGTGATCAGTATTCCTGGGATCGTGATCGGTTTCCTTTGTTCCTTTGTCATTCATGGGCATTCATGGCAGAACTCGTTGATCGGCATCATTGCCGGGGGGGGGAGTCTGCTTCTCGTTGCGTACGGCTATCAGTGGCTTACCGGCAAGGAAGGCATGGGTGGGGGCGACATCAAGCTGCTGGCAATGATGGGGGCGTTTCTCGGTTGGCGATCCGTCCCGTTCATCATCTTCAGTGCTTCGCTGGTGGGGTCTGTGATCGGTATTTCGCTCATGTTGGCCCGCGGCAGGGATGCCAAGCTTGCCATCCCCTTCGGACCGTTTCTTGCGTTCGGTGCTATCCTGTATATATTTTACGGGAATCGGATCATAACTTGGTATCTCAGCCTGGGAGCATTGCCCGGGGGATAG
- the nspC gene encoding carboxynorspermidine decarboxylase: MTGIDIPKILELAPSPAYVVDLGRLRHNLAILDEVQKRSGAKILMALKAFAMWSVFPIIRETLQGVCASSPWEARLGREEFGGEVHSFAAAFSERDVIELLEISNHLVFNSFGQLERFRPLWEKSGVSIGLRVNPEHSEGHTAIYDPCAPLSRLGIPRRQFDGRSLTGVEGLHFHTLCEQLFEPLERTASAFEEKFGEFLPTMKWLNLGGGHHITREGYDIDGLVELVKHFRDKYGVEVYLEPGEAIAIGTGILVSEVLDVVDNGMEIAILDVSATCHMPDILEMPYRPGITGGCDPGVKAHTYRLGGPSCLAGDVIGDWSFDRPLRPGDRLAFEDMAHYTMVKTTTFNGIRHPSICTYEPETGELKVVRSFGYEDFKCRLS; this comes from the coding sequence ATGACCGGTATCGACATCCCGAAAATCCTTGAGCTCGCCCCCTCCCCGGCCTACGTGGTGGACCTGGGACGGCTGCGCCATAACCTGGCGATCCTGGATGAAGTGCAGAAAAGGAGCGGCGCAAAGATCCTGATGGCGCTCAAGGCCTTTGCCATGTGGAGCGTCTTCCCGATCATCCGCGAAACCCTGCAGGGGGTCTGCGCCAGCAGCCCGTGGGAAGCACGACTCGGGCGGGAGGAGTTCGGCGGCGAGGTGCATTCGTTCGCTGCCGCCTTCAGCGAACGGGACGTCATCGAGCTTTTGGAGATATCCAACCACCTGGTCTTCAACTCCTTTGGCCAGTTGGAGCGCTTCCGGCCGCTCTGGGAAAAAAGCGGCGTTTCCATCGGACTGAGGGTGAACCCGGAGCACTCCGAGGGGCATACCGCCATCTACGACCCCTGCGCGCCCCTGTCGCGGCTCGGCATCCCCCGGCGGCAGTTCGACGGCAGGTCGCTGACAGGGGTAGAGGGGCTCCATTTCCACACCCTCTGCGAACAGCTCTTCGAGCCGCTGGAGCGGACCGCCAGCGCCTTTGAGGAAAAGTTCGGCGAGTTTCTCCCCACTATGAAATGGCTGAACCTTGGGGGCGGGCACCACATTACCCGGGAAGGATATGACATCGACGGACTGGTGGAGTTGGTGAAGCATTTCCGGGACAAATACGGTGTGGAAGTCTACCTGGAGCCTGGGGAGGCAATCGCCATCGGCACCGGCATCCTGGTTTCCGAGGTACTGGACGTGGTGGACAACGGCATGGAGATCGCCATCCTGGACGTCTCCGCCACCTGCCACATGCCGGACATCCTGGAGATGCCCTATCGGCCCGGAATCACCGGAGGTTGCGATCCCGGCGTCAAGGCCCACACCTACCGGCTGGGGGGCCCTTCCTGCCTGGCCGGCGACGTGATCGGCGACTGGTCCTTTGACCGGCCGCTCAGGCCCGGCGACCGGCTGGCCTTCGAGGATATGGCCCATTACACCATGGTAAAGACCACCACCTTCAACGGTATCCGGCACCCATCCATCTGCACCTATGAGCCAGAAACCGGCGAGTTGAAGGTGGTGCGAAGCTTTGGGTACGAAGACTTCAAGTGCAGGCTGTCTTAG
- the proC gene encoding pyrroline-5-carboxylate reductase: protein MLDGKQIGFIGGGNMAEALIRGLVQGGVAAGSLRVAEPLQRRREYLADRYQVEVSENNAAVVERCDVLLMAVKPQVASAALGGISAQLTAEKLLISMMAGVPSAALEAAFLQPVRVVRVMPNTPALVLQGATGIAPGAHALEQDLAVTQAIFGMVGKCWVVDERLIDAVTGLSGSGPAYVLTFIEALSDAGVKNGLPRETAFGLALQTVLGTASLLAETGDHPAVLREKVTSPGGTTIAGLKALEIGSFRGTVMQAVDAATARSVELGKKA, encoded by the coding sequence ATGCTGGACGGAAAGCAGATCGGATTTATCGGTGGCGGCAACATGGCAGAGGCTTTGATCCGCGGTTTGGTGCAGGGAGGGGTGGCTGCCGGCTCTCTGCGGGTTGCCGAACCGTTGCAGAGGCGCAGGGAGTATCTGGCTGACCGCTATCAGGTGGAGGTCAGCGAGAACAATGCGGCGGTCGTCGAACGATGCGATGTGCTGCTCATGGCGGTAAAGCCGCAGGTCGCTTCGGCAGCCCTGGGAGGGATCAGTGCACAGCTGACAGCCGAGAAGCTCCTCATTTCCATGATGGCCGGTGTGCCTTCTGCAGCCTTGGAAGCGGCATTTCTCCAGCCGGTCAGGGTGGTGCGGGTCATGCCCAATACGCCGGCACTGGTGCTGCAGGGAGCCACCGGCATAGCACCGGGAGCCCATGCGCTTGAGCAGGACTTGGCCGTAACCCAGGCCATCTTCGGCATGGTAGGAAAGTGTTGGGTGGTGGACGAGCGGCTGATCGATGCGGTTACCGGTCTGTCGGGGAGCGGGCCCGCCTATGTTCTGACCTTTATCGAGGCCCTGTCCGATGCAGGGGTGAAAAACGGGCTGCCGCGGGAGACCGCCTTTGGCCTGGCCCTGCAGACGGTACTCGGTACGGCATCTCTTTTGGCTGAAACCGGAGATCATCCTGCTGTCTTGCGCGAGAAGGTGACTTCCCCAGGAGGAACCACCATTGCCGGGCTCAAGGCCCTGGAGATCGGCAGCTTCCGCGGGACGGTGATGCAGGCCGTGGACGCTGCCACGGCCCGCTCGGTGGAGTTGGGCAAAAAGGCGTGA
- a CDS encoding VOC family protein: MSRHVPKVSIQLTVANLSTTEAFYVGILELPVRRAVTVLGAPEHLEMKLDGWELIFVEEATVLKVHPVLEERFAMFPKGVGATLHFRVTGLDDIYQALLEEEMEILYPLEEQPYGIKDLWCFDPDGYMVVLEESTR; this comes from the coding sequence TTGAGCCGCCATGTACCGAAGGTTTCCATCCAGTTGACGGTTGCCAATCTTTCCACGACGGAAGCATTTTATGTCGGCATCCTTGAACTTCCCGTGCGTCGGGCCGTAACGGTATTGGGTGCTCCTGAGCATTTGGAGATGAAGTTGGACGGATGGGAATTGATATTCGTCGAGGAAGCCACGGTGCTGAAGGTCCATCCGGTCCTGGAAGAGCGATTTGCCATGTTTCCCAAGGGGGTAGGGGCAACACTGCATTTCAGGGTTACCGGGTTGGATGATATCTACCAGGCGCTGTTGGAGGAGGAGATGGAGATACTCTACCCTCTGGAAGAGCAGCCCTATGGTATCAAGGATCTCTGGTGCTTCGATCCCGATGGCTATATGGTGGTTCTGGAGGAATCGACTCGCTGA
- a CDS encoding redoxin domain-containing protein, whose product MKRIVLMIVLAVCVALTGCSKGDKSPDMEAKVGAPAPEFTLKDLSGKDVSLASLRGKVVMLNFWATWCPPCKEEIPSMMRLNQAMSGKPFQMLAVSIDDGGKPAVDAFFKENRFLLPALNDPGQSIGKMYGVTGVPETFVIDKKGVILKKFIGGLDWSAPEVINYFNELTTQ is encoded by the coding sequence ATGAAACGAATTGTACTGATGATCGTGCTGGCAGTCTGCGTTGCCTTGACTGGCTGTTCCAAAGGGGACAAGAGCCCGGACATGGAGGCAAAGGTAGGTGCTCCCGCACCCGAGTTCACCCTCAAAGACCTTTCAGGCAAGGATGTAAGTCTTGCCTCGTTGCGCGGGAAGGTGGTCATGCTCAATTTCTGGGCGACATGGTGTCCTCCCTGCAAGGAGGAAATCCCATCCATGATGAGGCTCAACCAGGCAATGTCTGGCAAGCCTTTTCAGATGCTGGCGGTTTCCATTGACGATGGCGGCAAGCCCGCAGTAGATGCCTTCTTTAAGGAGAACAGATTTTTGCTTCCGGCCTTGAACGATCCTGGCCAGAGCATCGGCAAGATGTACGGTGTTACCGGCGTTCCGGAAACCTTTGTCATCGATAAGAAGGGTGTTATACTGAAAAAATTCATCGGCGGCCTGGATTGGAGCGCTCCCGAGGTAATCAATTATTTCAACGAACTGACCACCCAGTAG
- a CDS encoding cytochrome c biogenesis protein CcdA — MESGNISFIGAFFAGLLSFLSPCVLPLIPSYITYITGLSFADLQEEHPAHKVRQQTIIHSLLFIAGFTIVFVLLGASATFIGGFLQEHMGLIRKVGGVLIIIFGIHVTGLVPIHALLGEKRVSIQRKPAGYLGSLLVGLAFAAGWTPCIGPILASILMVAATEDTVYHGIALLLTYSMGLAIPFFLSALAMHKFLVLFNRFKKHIRIFEIVTGLFLIVVGVMIFTNYLTVLGRFSLKIFGG, encoded by the coding sequence ATGGAATCCGGCAATATCAGCTTTATCGGGGCGTTCTTCGCAGGGCTTCTTTCGTTTCTCTCCCCCTGCGTCCTTCCCCTGATACCGTCATATATCACCTACATTACCGGTCTTTCCTTTGCCGATCTCCAGGAGGAGCATCCTGCCCACAAGGTCAGGCAGCAGACAATCATTCATTCGCTGCTGTTCATTGCGGGATTTACGATAGTCTTTGTGCTTCTCGGCGCGTCTGCCACCTTCATCGGCGGTTTTCTGCAAGAGCATATGGGTTTGATCAGAAAGGTCGGTGGGGTGCTCATTATCATCTTTGGCATCCATGTGACCGGGCTCGTGCCGATTCATGCGCTTCTGGGGGAAAAACGGGTCAGTATCCAACGCAAACCTGCCGGTTATCTGGGGAGTCTGTTGGTGGGGCTTGCCTTTGCCGCAGGTTGGACCCCCTGCATCGGACCGATCCTCGCCTCGATCCTCATGGTTGCCGCCACGGAAGACACGGTCTACCACGGCATAGCCCTGCTGTTGACCTATTCCATGGGGCTGGCTATCCCGTTTTTTCTCTCTGCGCTTGCCATGCACAAATTCCTCGTCCTGTTCAACCGGTTTAAAAAGCATATCCGGATCTTTGAGATCGTAACCGGTCTGTTCCTCATTGTCGTTGGTGTTATGATCTTTACCAACTACCTGACGGTTTTGGGACGATTCTCCTTAAAGATATTCGGGGGGTGA
- a CDS encoding insulinase family protein has product MTRFMQNILTVTISLLLCGTAFGAGLAERVQEHMLANGMKLLMVERHTSPTVSAWIRFKVGSVDERSDERGIAHLLEHMLFKGTKTLGTKDYAAEKPLLDRIETTAEALMAEKLLREKADQQKLGVLKKQLADLETEAGKYVIKEEFAEIYAKNGGVSYNAFTSKDGTTYLISLPSNKLELWAAIESDRMKNAVLREFYTERDVVMEERRRSYDAEPSGRLWETFLATAFVAHPNGQPTIGWMSDIENLSRTKAEKFLHAYYAPNNAIIAIVGDIDPAKTIALVERYFADIPPGKTVPPVAVEEPKQAGEKRVEIEGDAEPQVLIGFHKPTLPSPDDYVFDVIDMLMADGRTSRLYQKLVVEKQLATDVGSFSAPGSRYPNLFVIAATPRAPHTVQEVEAAIYEEIERFKTEQVSEHDLQKILNRLEFEEFRQMGSNGGLARNLTEYEAIAGTWRYLIEHRQKVASVTPMDVVRVARTYLVRENRTVGFITTKKEVSQ; this is encoded by the coding sequence ATGACCCGATTCATGCAGAACATTCTGACGGTGACGATCTCTCTTCTCCTTTGCGGAACCGCTTTTGGCGCTGGCCTTGCCGAGCGGGTCCAGGAACACATGCTTGCAAACGGGATGAAGCTGTTGATGGTCGAGAGGCACACCTCGCCAACCGTCTCGGCTTGGATACGTTTCAAAGTCGGCAGTGTGGACGAACGGAGCGATGAGCGCGGCATTGCCCACCTCCTTGAACACATGCTCTTCAAGGGGACCAAAACACTCGGGACCAAGGATTATGCAGCTGAAAAACCCCTGCTCGACCGGATCGAAACCACTGCCGAAGCGCTGATGGCGGAAAAGCTCCTGCGCGAAAAGGCAGACCAGCAAAAACTGGGTGTACTGAAGAAACAGCTCGCAGACCTCGAAACAGAAGCGGGTAAATATGTCATCAAAGAAGAGTTTGCCGAGATCTATGCAAAAAATGGCGGCGTCAGCTACAACGCCTTCACCAGCAAAGACGGTACGACCTACCTGATCTCCCTGCCGTCAAACAAGCTGGAACTCTGGGCCGCCATCGAGTCGGACCGGATGAAAAATGCAGTGCTGCGGGAATTCTATACCGAGCGGGACGTGGTCATGGAGGAACGCCGACGTTCCTATGACGCCGAACCTTCGGGCCGGCTCTGGGAAACCTTCCTGGCAACGGCATTCGTTGCCCACCCCAATGGACAGCCGACCATCGGCTGGATGTCCGATATCGAGAATCTCTCCCGAACCAAGGCCGAGAAATTCCTGCATGCCTATTACGCCCCCAATAACGCCATCATCGCCATTGTCGGCGACATCGACCCGGCCAAGACCATTGCCTTGGTAGAACGTTACTTTGCCGACATCCCGCCCGGCAAGACCGTGCCGCCGGTGGCAGTCGAGGAACCGAAGCAGGCCGGTGAAAAACGGGTGGAAATAGAAGGAGACGCCGAGCCGCAGGTGCTCATAGGCTTTCACAAGCCGACACTTCCCAGCCCGGATGATTATGTCTTCGATGTCATCGACATGCTGATGGCCGATGGCCGGACGTCGCGCCTCTACCAGAAACTGGTTGTAGAGAAACAGCTGGCCACGGATGTCGGTTCATTCTCCGCCCCTGGCAGCCGTTACCCCAACCTGTTCGTCATTGCCGCCACCCCGCGCGCACCGCACACGGTACAGGAGGTCGAGGCGGCCATCTACGAAGAGATTGAGCGCTTCAAGACCGAACAGGTCAGCGAACATGACCTGCAGAAGATTCTCAACCGTCTCGAATTCGAAGAGTTCCGGCAGATGGGTTCCAATGGCGGGCTGGCCCGGAACCTCACCGAATATGAAGCAATAGCCGGGACTTGGCGGTACCTCATCGAGCATCGCCAGAAGGTCGCCAGCGTCACCCCCATGGATGTGGTGCGGGTAGCCCGCACCTATCTCGTTCGTGAGAACCGGACCGTCGGCTTCATCACCACGAAGAAAGAGGTCTCCCAATGA